The Gossypium hirsutum isolate 1008001.06 chromosome A13, Gossypium_hirsutum_v2.1, whole genome shotgun sequence nucleotide sequence tttcggtttaactcgaatatgaattacacaattcgagttatccaaaaATTCGAATAAGAAAAAGCAAAACTACTtggttttgataaatgtttaccttttctaaagttaaaagccAAAACCATTAAGTTTAAAAACAAAGCTACGTctttttgataaatgtttactcattaaattaaaattaaaaccattatatttgtttatctaattaaataatattgtacttcgtctactagttaaataatcggtccatgtaaatacaatattgagtataaatattaggattcgttaacttgacctgaaattttttgactttatttgatttgaaaaaaattcaaattgagtttggttgttaaaatatgatttgttaactcgactaatttaaaattttttaatttgagtcAGTCGAATACTCACCTCTAGTTTAATTGGTGAGTGGAATTGGGatgatttatattttgaaaaatatatatgatgaaaaaattggataaaatttgataaaataataaaattaaagaatatacgattatatgttaaatttgatGAGGACAACCTTTTCACTTTCTTCAATTGTTTTAAttgacagtttttttttttttactatttaaagaAAACTCAATTTTATATTACTACTTGGATTGTCGGACCATTTAGTTCTTAATACATCTTGTCCCATCCAATtctaaagtaaatatatatatatatataacaaacacaaaatttgagttttaaggtaggtatttaaaaaattacttaaaaattgaaattgagtGAAATTGCTTGTAATTAAATTAGAATGATATGTCTAGATAATTAATGTAATTAGTGAGTCCCACTAAATTAAGTCTAATTGATTACACTCTCCGATTCTTAAGGGACAAATGAGAATTGAGATACTTATGGAATAATTACAAGTAATTACCAATTAccttataaatttttaaacaacatacattatttaaattttaaaatttattttatataagctgataattttttttatacaataataaaaaataaaatattttaattttaagatatattttattgtttttaaaatatagttatatatatttatttattattggaCCAAAAATATTGTGCTATTGAATATATGAAAGTTGAAATATTTCACGTAATTTTTAACCTAATAGCAAATGATTTTTACATCAATTTTTTGAggtattattaaatttttttataataattaatatatatatatttaagaattttgtgtaattatataattacaatttataaaacataaaaaaaaaacaaaaacattaaaaaatttaaaatttgttgcAATTAAAAATTAGTATGGAATCCCAACATACcgtaaatataaacaaaattgaaataGGAAAGGCAGTGGAGTGTATTGGCGGACGTCGACTACATCGAATAAAGCCTATAAAATATGAATTTCCCCCCCACTTGCTTTTCGCCCTCACTAACACCAATCATCACCCGATTCCATCTTGGACGATTCCTatcttttcttttataattatcttCACCCCTTTACCCATTCTGAAAAATCCAATATATACCCACCAAAGAAAAAGCAAGAGCAGTAAAAATCCTTGATCAGCAACCCATAAggtttcttttctgtttttgtttttttgtcaaTCAATCAATCATGACAGGCAAAGCCAAGCCCAAGAAGCACACTGCCAAGGAAATCGCAGCCAAGATCGATGCCGCCACTACCAACCGAGGTGGTGGCAAGGCTGGATTAGCTGACCGTTCTGGGGTGGAGAAGGGTGGACATGCCAAGTTCGAGTGTCCTCACTGCAAAACAACTGCTCCAGATTTGAAGACGATGCAGATTCATCATGATGCCAAGCATCCCAAGCTTCCTTTTGAAGAATCAAAGCTTGTGAATCTTCATTCTACTCATGGTGCTGATTCTTCCAAGCCTCGTCCCGGTGTTAGGGGTAGTTTAAAAAAgtgatattaataaataaatttagccGTTTTCTTTATGATTTGTTGCTTTGCTGTTGTTTTGGAATCTTGGTTTCATTTCTTAACTATTAGTTCTAGTAGGTTTGGGTAAAaaaagatgatgataatgatgtATGTTAACCCACCTTGAATATGATGATGATGTTGACTGTGTTATGGCTTCCTTATTTAATTCTAATGAAGTGTTTTTGGATCATATATGGTGATTATATGTCGCATATTAGCAACTAGGTTTAGTTTCTTTAGCTAGTTTATGGGGTATAACAGCTTGAATGAGAACtttaattgttgaaatgcttGGATGTTTCAGTCTAAGAGATGATTTATGGAGTACATGAGCTTGAATTTGATAATCTACAGAGGATAAAAGAGTAAAAGTGGGTGTTTCCTTGATGCCTCTGCCTTATATATGTGCTTGCCTGATTGTGCTTCCATTATTCCCAAGATTTGTATCGTTTAGTTTAACTTATTGTGGGATGCAGCCCAAAATCATGTCTAGTTACTGTTTTTTAGGGTTCAATTGGAGTTACTAATGTTATGTTATTGCTCAGGTTACTAGAGTATTAGTAATTTTGTGTTATATCTATgcacttgaataaaaaaatttgctcTCCATATGTGGGGTTTTACTCAAAGTCTTAAGAATGATCTTTGTGGTAGCTAATATGATACCAACCAAGAGTTAATAatgggtaaaagtatcatagaggccCCTGTTGGAGGAATCAGATTATGTTTAACctcatttactaaaaaaatagacaaattaatcaCTGTATATTAGATTAAAGTGCAAActggtcatttctattaaaattttcatctatttttattgttaaaatcaGTGTAGTTGACAGAATAACCAGACAGTTACATGTGTTGTGTTATGTGTATTTTATGTTGGCGCACAAGAACTAATTGTTaataatagaaatggatgaaTCTTTAACATAAagactagtttgctctttgatctaatgtacaagaattaatttgctcattttttttagtagtagggcaaaatgcaatcttgCATATAGTATAAGGATCTCCAAAGTACTTTTACCGTTAATAATGCTACTGTTGGGTAGATGAGAAGTGATGAAGAATGATGTGGATGAATGTAGAagtggatcgtaaagtttgtcaaagtcgagGACTTACCCTAGATCTTTAGACGAACGTAAACTGAAACAAGAAACAACGAAAACAGATTAGTTGTCACAAAGGAGagtcaaacaaaattaaaacgaAAGAAAGATGAACTGGCTGGTAAGGTGTCCAAAAGAGAACGAGTTAGGGtttcttggatggaaagaaaCCGTCCTTGGACCTCAAGAAAACACCCCAACCAgatttggaaaaataaaacacaaacagatttgttagaagtgattttaaagacaaaatcaaactgttttgtgcaaaaatgcttgaaataaaaacaaaagattaaaactcctaattttgatgtgtttcttgatggaACAAGGTAGGAGAACATCTTTCTTGAAGCAACTTTAACCTagaatgaaaattaataaaatcaacAAGCCAAAACAGCAAGAGCTAACTTAAATAagcaaaaaatgataaattaagaatagaaaagagaagatgacgtcctaagaagccttgggaACATTAAGAATCCACAATTCCTTTCAGTGGCTCTAATTCCCCCTCCAAGAAAGAGATTTTGgtaagaaaaagcttgaagatgattcccacaaacaaaagattgttaaaatagCTTTTAAAAGAAACTCAAAAGCAATTCTCAAAGAAATActcaaagagaattattattaactcaaaaaaatataaatcaattgTATGTGTATAAGGGTGAACATCCATGCTATTTATAGGtcccaaaataagttttcctaacccTAATAGAATAAATAACATGACAactatatcaaataaaaaaaaataaaataattctaagtgtGGACTTTTAATCAGCTAAAGTAATTAAATGGGCTCTTTAGGTTGAATCCTTATATGatgatccacctattaaaataaaattgaacctatagtttaaatattttataatttaggtCACTTTGATAATTTTGTctcatattcaattaaattacttttcaAACTTCAAGATGGGCTTGTAGATATCTTAATGggtcattttttaaaaaacttgatCTTGTGATCCGTTTGCTCTCAAAATTGACTCGTTCAAGCTTGTACATGAAATCCAATGCGCCTTGgttgcaagattcagtttcttggaccaagattttcaagatttgaaatcttgattttcctgattcttgaaattgtccgaaacaacaaaattggaccaagattcaatttcttgattttcttgaaaacaagaaattgaatcttgattttctttttcagtcGTATGCGCATCTAGGGCATTGGTAACAAGGTCCTGGATGGTCTCGTTCAATCTTGCTCggatttgcttggcctttgaccttgttattgggtcttgaggaaatttgagcccatcacattcatgaaccttattttgggccttgagactcGTATCAAGAGGCTTCATTACTTGTTCTTCTTTACTTATTTAAGAGTTTGTTATAATCTTGTTTAATATCTGAATATGATTAGTCTTGTCAAGTGCCAAGAATGTTAGGTTATTGCTCAACTTAGGATTGAATTAGTAATTGAGTGTTAAAATGTTTATATATtggataaaaaaattgttttaataagCTTACACTATCCTATTTTACATTGCTTATATACAGAGTATGTTAGAAATGTGATTGATCTTATCCTGCAACTTTGATGTTGTGAGGTGATCTGTTGGAGATCAAGAAGGTTATTTCTTAGTAATTGACTGCTCATGCTTTcccttttaattgtttttatttttatgcctttaattgaaatatttatgAAGTCCTTTATTTAATATCTATGCCCTGTTTTATTATTGTGAACAATGGTGAAGCCAACAATTTGTTGGTACACTTGAATTTATACCTAGTAATGAGTAAAAATTTGCATCTATGTAAATCATACATTGTAAATTAACTTAagtatttgttaataataaagattattgaaaatatttaattaaaatatttgataataataaaaattattgaaaatattaaaatttattaatattatcttttatttaataagtgcaatttataaaatattattataagaaagTATTGAATGTACCAAACGTGGTTGAGATTTTAATAAATACTTTTTACTACATACAAaacattataaattaatatttttaataataacatttgagaaaatcatattttattaaaataataatatgaaaaagcaTCAAAAGCCTCCTAAATATATCCAAAAGGACCAAAACTATACAAATGTCAAAATATTGACCCCATGTtacaaaaacttaaaattataagttaatgtCTAAATTGcaaggtatttttgaaaattgttATATATAGCTTAATTTTGTAATAAATGACACCTCTCTAAGAAATGAGAcatcaacaattaatttttagattatttattaaTCCTTACCAAATTATTTATGAGTCAACTTGTAATAAATGTTCTAACAATTTtgcaaataaaaactaaaatgtaTGGAAATAAATGGAAGTTTGTCATAAATACTTCAAAGTTGgtgtttttagttttatttttataagaaaaaaaccAATAACCAATTAAAGTTAAATTACTATCATTCTATGTGTATCAACActattaaaattatcttttatttttacatttttaattcacgatgttttttaatttttttgttctttaataAAATTGGTAAACAAAAACGATCCCTTTTAAATTAAATACTATTACGTTTTTAATTCACAGGTTcaccaatttcataaaaaaattaaaatattggaGTCGGACTCTCAAGGTGGTAGCAGGTGCTTTGCCTTTGTCACTTGGGTTTAGCGGGGTATGGTGCGGTTGGTTGTGCTCAGGGATCAGCTCGTGAATGTGCAGGCTGTCCATGCCTTGTTGGATTGTCAATTGGTTTTATCGTCGCCATGGTGCGTTCCACGCCACGAATTGTTGTTGCTTGTTTGAAGGGCCTTGGTCATTCAACTCCCATAGTTGGAACCCTAAATCGAGTTTGTTGGGGTCAAGATTGTCGCGGAGGCCGTGAGAGCCTGTTGCGCCTTGTTGTCAATTAGGAGGGTGAGGCTCGTTCCTTTGTAATTGGCGCTTGGTAATGCCCATGAGTCTATCCGGAGTCACCATGCGTCATGGTCGGTTGTCGTCCGGTTGAGTGGTTGCTTCATTGTAAAGACTTCATACTCCTGCATGCTACGATGTATATCTACGAATGCTTCATCATCGATGTCATACAAGAAAAAGGTGTCGTGCTTGGGCATTGTGGACTCTGTGCTGGAAATGACGTGGGGTTGTTGCGCATTTGGAAGCTAGATATTTTCACCATCTTGGCTTGCTTGCATGGGGTCTGATTGATGCATGGATGTTGCATGGTCCGATTGATCAAGCATATGGACGTAACGTTGGGCATCTGATCGGCCGTAGAGTCATCCGTTGCATGATTGTAGCCTTTATAGCCCATATAAGCATTCAAATTTGCATTTCGGATATGGGCATGATACCTTGGAAAATGGTTGATGTAAGTTTATGGCCATTTGTCTCAAGATTATTCTATTGAATATACAATCGTTAACATGTAATAAAGTAATGAGTAAAATTTATCGTCTCAATGACTGACCCATTCATTCATGATTTATGAGAAAATGAAGCTTAAAAAAGGAAAGAGGGGTTGGACGACACAAATATTGATGTAGGATTAAACTATTAGAAACAAGTAATACCCATGTTTCATACAATCATTCTTCTATACTTAATATATTCAGTTTTTGAGAAgtattttttgtttctttaaaaGTTCATATACCTCCTGTCATTTATGAtttatctcaaaattaaaattcaaaatttccacatatataaaatctaaatattATCGGAGTACAAGGAATTTCTGTTTTTTAAGGACTTTTTAAGTTGATTTTCAGTTTGGATTTTATTGACAGTTTCAACTTCAAATAATGattcaattattcaaattttaaattgaacatttccaatttttataattaatatttttattttagattaataagaaactttaaaaaaacatatataaataataaaacaaatgaaccaAACCGAATAAAATTTGGATTAAAAAGCTATTTGTTTCAGTTTCCTTTTTCTAAAGACAGAACTATTGTCCTCCTTAATTAACCACGAATCAATTAACAAATAATGGTATTCTACTGAAATACACTCATCAACTGAGAGAGAAAAGCAGACCAATTTCTTCATTGAAATCTCCTTTCCAAATCTAAAATTGCTGTAAGTGAACCCTATATGAAAACTAAACTAGTCCTTTGAGAAAATGCTCCTCCTATGatttataaaaactaattttcCAATGCCAAAAGCAAAGCAA carries:
- the LOC107912950 gene encoding protein METHYLENE BLUE SENSITIVITY 1 — its product is MTGKAKPKKHTAKEIAAKIDAATTNRGGGKAGLADRSGVEKGGHAKFECPHCKTTAPDLKTMQIHHDAKHPKLPFEESKLVNLHSTHGADSSKPRPGVRGSLKK